Within the Candidatus Zixiibacteriota bacterium genome, the region TCATCTAATGTTGTCCTTCAATGAAGCGGTAAATCGACTTTCCTACTTGAATTATGTCGCCGTTCTTGAGCGTCTGGCGAGCGACCTCTTCGCCGTTCACCCTTGTCTTTCCTTTGCGGCCCAAATTGATTATCACAAACTGATCCGGTTCCTTCACTATCTTAGCCTGTATCCCTGAAAGAAGCATTCCGCGGGCATGCACGTGCACAAACTTGGCTTTGCCGATAGTTGTAACATTATGGTCAATGCGGTACTCGGAAAAATCGGCGTTCTCTTCGCCCAGCAATACTGAGCCGCCCATCCGGCTGACAATCTCCCGCTCCAGCTTATCCTTTTCAACCAGGTCTTTCTGCTTCTTCGTCTTCAAAACCATGGTGCCGTCCAGAGCCGCCGGAGAATCAGTCTTGGAAACCTCCGTCCTGTATATTAACGAATATTTTCCAATCGTGATAGTATCATTATCGTGAAGTATCTCTTCGGTAACTTTGCGATTATTCACGAAGGTCCCGTTGAGCGACTCATTGTCAATGATCACTGCGGCATTGTCGTTGAATTCAATCTGAGCGTGCTTCCGGGAAACGCCCCGGTTTTCCAATATGATGTCGTTGTCCGGCGTTCTGCCGATCGATAACCGTTTCTTTTCCGACACGACGCGCTCGATAATCTTGTCTTCATATTTGACAATTATTTCAGGCATACTGGGCTCCTTTCAAGACCGCCGAAATAACAAAATTTCGTTCCCTATGAATTTGTAAAGCCAAATCACCGGTTAGTCTGTTGCCATAAGTCCTTGGCTTAATTATATTGTCGGCATGCAGATAGGAAACTTAAACATTCCCGGACCCCTTTTTCTGGCGCCCCTGGCGGGTATCTCTAATCGTCCATTCCGTTTAATCGCAAGGAGATGCGGGGCTGACATGGCTTATACCGAGATGGTTTCTGCCGACGGCATAGCCATGGGGCAGGAGAAATCACTCTCCTACCTTGATTTTGACGCCGAGGAGCATCCTGTCGGCGTCCAGATTTTCGGCGCTAATCCGGAAAATATTCGCAAAGCAGCCGCTGTTATCTCCCAATCCGGAGCCGACCTTATCGACATCAACCTCGGTTGCCCGGTCAAGAAAGTCGTCGGCAAAAATGGTGGCGCCGCCCTTCTTAAAGACCGGCAATTGACCCATGAAATTATGAATGCGGCGGTTGAGGCTTCCTCGCTGCCGGTGACTGTCAAAATGCGCACCGGCTGGGATAATCAGAACGACCATTATCTGGAAATAGGGGAGTTGGCGCAAGCCTCAGGTATCGCGGCGGTCGCTCTGCATGCCCGAAGCCGCGCTGCCGGATTCTCCGGCAAATCTGACTGGTCGAAAATCGCTATCCTTAAGAATGCCCTCAAAATACCGGTTATCGGTAACGGCGATATCAATTCGGCTGAGGATGCCGCCCGGATGCTTGCCGAAACCGGTTGTGATGCCATCATGGTAGGCCGCGCCGCCATGCGCAATCCTTATATATTCGGCGCTATAAAAGCCTTTCTCCGCGACCGGACTATCTCTCCCGAACCGGCCATCAGCGATAAAATCGCCCTGTCACTTGACCATGCCGCCCTTATCATCGCCCAGTTCGGAGAAAGAAGCGGCGCGCTTATGATGCGGAAACATCTGGCATGGTACACCAAAGGTTTTCCTGCCGGAGCCGCTCTGCGCGCCCGGCTGATGACTGTTACTTCTCTGGATGATATCCGGCGCGCCTTTCAGGAATTTCTCCAAAGCTCTCACCCGGTTCTTAATGGATAGGAAATCGCTGCAAAAAATCCTCCAGGGAGTCGCCGACAAAACTCTCTCCGTTGAGCAGGGACTGGAACGGCTGCGGAATTTTCCTCTGGAAAATATCGCGTTCGCGCGGATTGACCATCATCGCGCTCTGCGGCAGGGAATCCCCGAGGTCATCTATGCCCCCGGGAAAACCGAACGACAGATAATCAGTATCGCCCAAAAGATTCTTAAATCCGGCTGCGACACCCTGATTACGCGCCTCAATGAATCGGTATATAAATCTATAAGGAAGCAACTTTATTCTTTTCGATATTATCCTGATGCCCGCCTGGCTCTTGCGTTGAGCGGCAGGAAGAAAAATCCCGCATCGCGAACGCAAAAGTCTGTTCTGGTCTGTTGCGCCGGAACCTCTGATATCCCGGTCGCCGAAGAAGCGGCTCTCACCGCCTGGGTAATGGGCTGCCCGGTAGAACGGCTCTATGATGTCGGCGTCGCCGGAATCCACCGTCTCTTTGACAGCCGACAGTCTCTCGAAACTGCCTCCGTAATAATAGTGGTCGCCGGCATGGAGGGAGCGCTCCCTTCCGTTATAGGCGGTCTGGTCGGCAAACCGCTCATCGCCGTGCCGACTTCCATAGGTTACGGGGCATCATTCGGAGGATTGGCGGCGCTTCTGGCTATGCTCAATTCCTGCGCCGCCGGCATTACCGTGGTCAATATCGATAACGGCTTCGGCGCCGGTGTCGCCGCGGCAACTATTGCCATCGCCATGAAGGAGCCGATAAAGTGAGACATCTTCACTTCGATTGTCAGTCCGGAATCTCCGGCGATATGACACTCGCCGCCCTTCTTGACCTGGGAATGCCCTTTGAGCACCTGCAAAATGAATTAAGAAAGATTAAACTCGACGGTTTTAGGCTCAATTATTTCAGGACGGAGCGGCACATGATATCGGCAGCGGCGGTGACGGTCGAAATAAACGACCCTGTGGCGCACCGACATCTAAGAGATATTCTGAATATCATTGAGCCGTCATCGCTGGCTGAAAAAGTCAAGGCTTTTGCCAGAACAGCTTTCCAAAAACTGGCAGACGCCGAAGCAAAGATACACCAGACCTCCCCGGACAAAGTTCACTTTCATGAAGTCGGCGCCCTCGACGCCATCATAGATATCACCAGCGCCGCCATCGGATTGGAATACTTTCGACCAGAATCTATATCCATTTCCCCCCTGCCTTTTGGCAGCGGGTCAGTCAAATCGGCGCATGGCATGATTCCTGTTCCGGCGCCGGCGACAGTCGAAATATTAAAAGGATTCAGATTCCGTCTGGAAGATACCGTCGGAGAAAAAGTAACCCCGACCGGCGCCGCCATTCTCGCCACGGCGGCGGAGATATATCCGGTTATCGAGTCCCCCACAAGCAACTTCAAGATTGAGAAAGTTGGTTACGGAGCCGGCGCCGGCGATTTTCCCGAACACCCCAATCTCCTCCGTCTCATTCTCGGGGAATTGAATTCTGCCCTCGCCTCGGAAAGGGAAGAGGTTCAGGTGATTGAATCGAATATTGATGATATGAATCCGCAGATTTATAGCCACTTGATGAGCTGTCTGTATGAAGCCGGAGCGCTCGAGGTCTTCATGACCCCGATTATAATGAAGAAGAATCGTCCCGGTACGCTGTTGACTCTCCTCTGCAAAAATGATTTGGTGGACACTCTCAGCGATATTATATTCCGCGAAACTACCACCGCCGGTTTACGGATTCGCTCCGAAAGACGACGGGTTCTGCCGCGAGAAATCCGCCTGGTGGAGACTGAATACGGACCGATTAGAGTGAAAGTGCTTAAATTCAAGGATAAAGTAAAGATTCAGCCGGAGTATGATGACTGCGCCGCCGCCGCACAGAAGAGAAGTGTTTCGCTTCTGGATGTGATGGCTGCCGCGCGTCGCGCCGCTGAAAATTTGGAAGGGATAGAATAATGAGTTTCAGAATTCTTGTTGTCGCCGAGCAGAAAAAGGGCAAGTTGGCAAATGTCAGCTATGAATTGCTATCCGCCGCCGGAAAACTGGGAGGGGAGATTTTTACCGCCGTTCTCGCCGAGGATGCCGCCTCTCTCGCTTCGGAATTGGCATCCCGTGGCGGAGGCAAAGTGCTGGCCGTGGCGGATGCCTCTCTCAAGTATTTTAATGATGAGACCTATGGCAAAGTTATCAGTGCGCTGATAGCCAAATACAAACCCCAA harbors:
- a CDS encoding FHA domain-containing protein; translation: MPEIIVKYEDKIIERVVSEKKRLSIGRTPDNDIILENRGVSRKHAQIEFNDNAAVIIDNESLNGTFVNNRKVTEEILHDNDTITIGKYSLIYRTEVSKTDSPAALDGTMVLKTKKQKDLVEKDKLEREIVSRMGGSVLLGEENADFSEYRIDHNVTTIGKAKFVHVHARGMLLSGIQAKIVKEPDQFVIINLGRKGKTRVNGEEVARQTLKNGDIIQVGKSIYRFIEGQH
- the dusB gene encoding tRNA dihydrouridine synthase DusB, with product MQIGNLNIPGPLFLAPLAGISNRPFRLIARRCGADMAYTEMVSADGIAMGQEKSLSYLDFDAEEHPVGVQIFGANPENIRKAAAVISQSGADLIDINLGCPVKKVVGKNGGAALLKDRQLTHEIMNAAVEASSLPVTVKMRTGWDNQNDHYLEIGELAQASGIAAVALHARSRAAGFSGKSDWSKIAILKNALKIPVIGNGDINSAEDAARMLAETGCDAIMVGRAAMRNPYIFGAIKAFLRDRTISPEPAISDKIALSLDHAALIIAQFGERSGALMMRKHLAWYTKGFPAGAALRARLMTVTSLDDIRRAFQEFLQSSHPVLNG
- the larB gene encoding nickel pincer cofactor biosynthesis protein LarB, whose translation is MDRKSLQKILQGVADKTLSVEQGLERLRNFPLENIAFARIDHHRALRQGIPEVIYAPGKTERQIISIAQKILKSGCDTLITRLNESVYKSIRKQLYSFRYYPDARLALALSGRKKNPASRTQKSVLVCCAGTSDIPVAEEAALTAWVMGCPVERLYDVGVAGIHRLFDSRQSLETASVIIVVAGMEGALPSVIGGLVGKPLIAVPTSIGYGASFGGLAALLAMLNSCAAGITVVNIDNGFGAGVAAATIAIAMKEPIK
- the larC gene encoding nickel pincer cofactor biosynthesis protein LarC, which produces MRHLHFDCQSGISGDMTLAALLDLGMPFEHLQNELRKIKLDGFRLNYFRTERHMISAAAVTVEINDPVAHRHLRDILNIIEPSSLAEKVKAFARTAFQKLADAEAKIHQTSPDKVHFHEVGALDAIIDITSAAIGLEYFRPESISISPLPFGSGSVKSAHGMIPVPAPATVEILKGFRFRLEDTVGEKVTPTGAAILATAAEIYPVIESPTSNFKIEKVGYGAGAGDFPEHPNLLRLILGELNSALASEREEVQVIESNIDDMNPQIYSHLMSCLYEAGALEVFMTPIIMKKNRPGTLLTLLCKNDLVDTLSDIIFRETTTAGLRIRSERRRVLPREIRLVETEYGPIRVKVLKFKDKVKIQPEYDDCAAAAQKRSVSLLDVMAAARRAAENLEGIE